Within Microbacterium oryzae, the genomic segment CTCCCCGGCTCAGACGGAACACCACGGCCGCGACGAGCACGATGACGGCCACCGTGACCGCGGTGACGCCGATGGCCGCGCTCGCGGGCTCGTCCGACAGCCGCCCCACCGCGAGCCACGAGAGCCCCCACGCGAGCGCGAGAGCGGGCGCCAGTCGGCCGCGCCCCCGCCATCCGAGGGCCACGCCGATCAGCGCGACCACCGCGAGCACGGCGATGCCGAACACGGCGGCGGCGTCGGCCCAGTCAGCGGGCGCCGTCTGGGTGAGCCAGGCGGCGGTGTTCGCCACCGTCGCGAGCGTCACCCAGCCGAGGTGCAGACCGGTGACACCGTCGACGAGCACCGCCGAGACGACGCCGTCGCCCGGCGCGCGGACGGCGACCCGGAAGGTGACGGCGAGCACGGCGGCGAGCGCGAAGATGACCGCCACGGTGGCGGGGAGGTTCAGGAACTGCGCGGCGAGCAGCCAGCAGCCGTTGAGCACCTCGGAGGCGGCGATCCACCATCCGATCGCACGCTGCCGGGGGTTGACGCGCTGCCCCGGCAGCGCCTGCCAGACCGCGTACAGCACGAGGCCGATGTAGATCGGGGTCCAGATGGAGAAGGCGGGACGAGCGGGAGCGAGATACGAGGCGTCGGCGTCGAGCGCGCCGCCCTGCAGGTCCTGCACGGCCGTGCCGCCGAAGAGGCCCACGCCGACCATGGCCGCGACGAGCATGAAGCAGGTGGCCGAGATCACGGCGACCTGCCGCAGGATGTCCCGCCCTCCCGCCTTCCGCGTCGTGTCCATGCGCCCACGCTAACTTCGGCGCGGGCCTGGAATCCGGGGGTTGACAGAGGCCCCCGGCGAGATCGCTAGCCGCCCAGGAGCTCGATCTGCTCCGCGAGGTAGGGCGCGAGCGGCCGCAGGAAACCGGCCGACGACCACCTCACCATCAGGGCGCCGTCCTGCCAGGAGAGCGGGCCATCCGCCGCGCCGCGGGCGACCGCATCGACATCGACGGGCGTCCAGTCGACGTGCAGCGTCTCGCCCTCCGCGAAGCCGCCGCGGAACGCCGCTGCCCGCACCTCGGCCCGCTGCCGCTGCGACTCCGCCGCGTAGCCGCGGCGCACCTCCTCGGCCGCGCGCAGGATGGTCCCGGTCGCGAGGAGCGCGTCGTCCGTCAGCAGGAGCACGCCCAGGTGCCACGCCTCCCCGACCCGGACGATGCGGGGCCGCCCGCCGAGCGCGCTGCGCAGGCGCCCGGGGCGACGCAGCTCGCCGAGCCCCTCGCGCGGTCGAGCGACCAGGCGCGAGCGCGCGTCGGCCAGCAGCCCGTGCAGATCGTCCACGGGCCCACCCTACGACGCGGCGCTACGCCGGGGTCGGGCTGTCGTCGTCTGTGCGCGCCAGCAGCTGCAGCGGAGCGATCGGCGCGGGGCGCTCGCCGTGCAGCTCCCGGTGGAGCCGCTCCATCCGGTCATCGAGCTCGGCCGCGGTGAGCGCGGCGTCACGCAGGCTGTCGGTGAGCCGAGCGGGCACCTGGCTGGCGTACTTGTAGTAGATCTTGTGCTCGAGGCTGGCCCAGAAGTCCATGGCGATGGTGCGGAACTGCACCTCCACGGGCACCGGCACCGTTCCCGTGGAGAGGAACACCGGCACCTCGACGATCGCGTGCAGGCTCTTGTAGCCGTTCGGCTTCGGGTGCGCGATGTAGTCCTTCACCTGGACGACGGTCACGTCGTCCTGACCGGCGAGCAGATGGAACAGCCGGTAGGCGTCGGTGACGAAGCTGCACGTGACGCGGACGCCGGCGATGTCGAGCAGCTGCGAGCGGATGGCCTCGATCGTCGGCTCGATGCCCTTGCGATCCGCCTTCTCGGCGATGCTGTCGAGCGTCTTCAGCCGGCTGGAGACGTGCTCGATCGGGTTGTAGGAGTGCTGCTGCTCGAAGTCCTCGCGCAGGATGGAGAGCTTCGTCTCGATCTCGCGCATGCCGAAGCGGTATTCGTTGAGGAATCGCTGCATCTCGTCGCGCATCGCCCGCGCCTGCTCGAGCATGTCGTCGTCGACGGGGATCGAGCTCATGCCCCTCACGCTAGGAGAAGGCGCTATGGGGCTCCTGTGAGAGCGGCGCTTCCGGGCTACTGTGAGCGCCATGGGCACTCTCCACTACGGCGCGGCTGCCACGGCGGTACACATCGAGGACCGCGCGCTGGCGCACCTGAAGGTCGTCATCATCAGCAAGCTCCGCCGCGGCGAGAGCTTCTCCGTCTCGTGGTGCCATGCGCACGGGCGCACCACCCTGTGGGTGCATCCGGCGATCCCGCTGCGGTTCGTCTTCGAGACCGAGGAGGCGCCTGCCCTCAACCGCGCGTGGCTCGAGGAGCTGGCTCAGTCTGCCAACGCCCTCGGCGGGATCACGCTCGTGAAGGAGCAGGTGGAGGACGACGAGACGGCGTGATTCTTCCGACGATCGTCGGAGACGGGCCTCGAATCGCCCGCGTGTCGGGTCAGACCGGGTCGGCCGCGGGCGCCTCGACGGGCTCCGTCGGCTCGGGCATGATCGTCAGGCCGGAGGGTCCGCTGGCCGCCTTCATGAGCTCGTCGAGCCACAGGCGGTTGAGGCGCGGCGAGCGCCCGCCGGAGAACTGGAACTGGAGCGGCACGGCCGGGTGCAGCCAGAAGCTGCGGCGTCCGGTGCCCTCGCCGAGCGAAGCGTCGAACATGAAGGGCTCAGACCGGCGGAGCTTGTTCATGACGACGATGCGCAGATGCGCAAGCGTGCGATCGTCGAGTTCGACCGAGTCGCCGCCGAGTCCGTAGATGAATTTGCCCACGGGCCGAGCTTAGCCGCAATGCCCGCCGAACAGGTGTAGCGCAGTGGCCGTCTCGTCACGTCACCGACGAGCGCCGCGCCTCCATGAACTGCTTGAACCGCTGGAGGTCCTGCTCGGCCTGCCGAGGGTCCACTCCCACCGACGCGCCGAACGACTCGAGCATCCCCTCCGGCTCCCACTCCATCCGCAGGGTGACGCGCGTGCTGTCCCCCGACTCCGCGAGCTCGACGAGCCCGCGATGGAAGACGCCGTCGGTGCTCTGCCATTCGATGCGACGTTCGGGAGTCTGCTCGACGATGTCGGCGTAGAACTCCTCGGTGAAGCCGTCGAGATTCACCGCCCAGCGGGATCGGACGCGATCGATCGGAAGCACCGACCACACCGCGCCGAGGTACTCGGGGAAGCTCTCCACCTGCGTCCACTGCTGATAGACCTCGGCGATGGGCGCGTCGACCTCGATCTCGGCAACGAGCGACGTGACCATGGCGATTTCCCTCCTGCGGGTCTCGACGAGTCGACCCCGCCTGCGGCTACGGTAGGCAAGCCTTCCTCCGGAGTACACGGGTTGACGGACGGAACGTCACCCTGTAACCGCATGGGTGCGTGACACCTACTCTTCGGGACGGCGATGCGTCAAGACCTCGGCGCCGACAGCAGGGTCCGACCTAGCCTGGCGGCATGTCCGCGAAGCCCCGCTCCGCATCCGACGACGACGAGACCGTCGGCATGAGCGTGATGTTCTGGTCCTGGACCGCGCTCGTCGGCATCGGCCTCGCGGTGATGATCGTCCTGCCGCTCACGGGACGCTGAGGCGGGCAGATCCTCATGCGCACGTTCCTCCGAGACAACGCCCTCTCGCTGGTCTTCCTCGGCATCTTCCTCGCCACCCTCGTCGCGCAGGCCTTCGTCGGGCATGCCGACAACAACGAGGAGCTGCGGCGTCACGACCAGGCCGTCATCTCGCTCGGCGAGTTCGTGACGTCGTCCGCGTTCGTGGTGGACGTCGCGGAGAACTGGCAGAGCGAGTTCCTGCAGTTCTTCGTCTTCATCCTCGCCACGGTGTGGCTCGTGCAGCGGGGATCGCCCGAGTCCAAGCAGCCCGGCGACGAGGGACGCGGTGACGACGAGGATCAGCTCGTCGGCGCCTACGCCCGCCCCGATTCGCCGCGCTGGGCGCGGGCGAGCGGATGGCGGCGCTCGCTCTACGGGAACTCCCTCCTCATCTGGATGGGTGCGATCTTCGTCCTGTCGTGGTTCGCGCAGTCCCTGGCCGGGCTCGTGGTCGCGAACGACGAGGCCGCACAGCACGGGGAGGCGGCGGAGACGTGGCTCGGATACGTCGCGAGCCCGGAGTTCTGGAATCGCACGCTGCAGAACTGGCAGTCGGAGTTCCTCGCGGTGGGCTGCATGGTCGCGTTCTCCATCTATCTGCGCCAGCGCGGATCGGCGGAGTCGAAGCCGGTGGGGCTCCCGCACGCGGAGACCGCGGTCGAGTCCGACTGAGCACCCCTCCCCGGCTCCGCTCGGACGCGGTCTGAGAGGATGTCGGGATGACCGCGACCCTCGTGGCCGGCGGTCTCGCCGGCGGATACGGCCACCGCACGCTCTTCTCATCGGTGGACCTCACCGTCTCCCCCGGCGACGTCGTGGGCGTCGTCGGCGCGAACGGCGCCGGCAAGTCCACCCTCCTGCGCATCCTCGGCGGCGTGCTCGACCCGCAGGATGGCACGGTCTCGCTCGCGCCATCCGATGCGTTCGTCGGCTACCTGCCGCAGGAGCACGAGCGCGTCGCCGGCGAGAGCGTCGCCGCCTACATCGCACGGCGGACCGGGTGCGTCGCGGCGAGCGCCGACCTCGACGTCGCGGCGGCCGCGCTCGCGGACCCCTCCCTCGCTCCCGAGGGAGTGGGCGCCGACGACCTCTACGCGCGGGCTCTCGACCGGTGGCTCGCCAGCGGAGCAGCCGACCTCGAGGAGCGCATCCCGGCGGTGCTCGCCGACCTCGGTCTCGATCTCGACACCGCGGGCGCCGAGCAGACGATGATGACGTCGCTGTCGGGCGGGCAGGCGGCGCGCGTGGGCCTCGCGGCGCTGCTGCTGTCGCGCTTCGACATCGCGCTCCTCGATGAGCCGACCAACGACCTGGACCTCGACGGGCTCGAGCGCCTGGAGGCGTTCGTCCGCGGCGTGCGCGGCGGCGTCGTGCTCGTGAGCCACGACCGCGAGTTCCTCGCACGCTGCGTCACGCGCGTGCTGGAGCTCGACCTCGCGCAGTCGTCCAACCGCGTCTACGGCGGCGGCTACGAGGCGTACCTCGAGGAGCGCGCGACCGCACGACGGCACGCGCGCGAGGCGTACGACGAGTTCGCCGACAAGAAGGCCGACCTCGTGTCCCGCGCCCGCACCCAGCGCGAGTGGTCGAGTCAGGGTGTGCGCAACGCGATGCGGAAGTCCCCCGACAGCGACAAGATCCGACGGAAGGCCGCGACCGAGTCGTCGGAGAAGCAGGCGCAGAAGGTGCGTCAGATGGAGAGCCGCATCGCGCGCCTCGACGAGGTCGAGGAGCCCCGCAAGGAGTGGCAGCTGCAGTTCACGATCGGCGCCGCCCCGCGCTCGAGCACGGTCGTGTCCACGCTGTCGGGCGCCGTCATCCGGCAGGGCGGCTTCACCCTCGGGCCGGTCTCGCTGCAGGTGAACGTCGGCGACCGCATCGGGATCACCGGGCCGAACGGCGCCGGCAAGTCCACCCTGCTCGCCGCTCTCCTCGGGCGTCGCGCCCCCGACGAGGGCATCGCGAGCCTCGGCGCCAGCGTGCGCATCGGCGAGATCGACCAGGCGCGCTCGCTGCTCGTGGGCGACGAGCCGCTCGCGAGACGCTTCGAGGAGATCGTGCCCGACCTGCCGCCGGCCGAGGTGCGCACGCTGCTGGCGAAGTTCGGGCTCAAGGCCGAGCACGTCGGGCGGCCCGTCGGCGAGCTCTCGCCCGGAGAGCGCACGCGCGCGGGCCTCGCGGTGCTGCAGGCCACGGGCGTGAACCTCCTCGTGCTCGACGAGCCGACGAATCACCTCGACGTCGTCGCGATCGAGCAGCTCGAGCAGGCGCTCGAGAGCTACGAGGGCACGCTGCTTCTCGTCACGCACGACCGCCGCATGCTGGAGAACGTGCGCACCGAGCGGCGCTGGAGCGTCGAGGCGGGAAGCGTCCGCGAGCTCTGACGGCGACGGAGAAGCGCTTCTGTCAAGCGCCTCCCGAGCAGTGCCGCGCAGTCCTACCTTCGGCCCCATCAGGCCGTCGGGAGGACCTCCCGGTGACCCTCTCGAAAGGAGCAGGTCATGCGCACACCAGGGCACCACCATCCGCTCGCCATCTCGACCGCCGTCGGCGCGGCGTCGCTGCTGGCCCTCACGGGCTGCGCGGTCGGCACCGGGGGCGGCGACGACTCCGGCGCCGAGTACTCCTCCGACACGACGCTCGAGGGCGAGCTGTCGGTCATGGGGTTCTCGGGCGTCGACGAGGTCGCGACCACCCGGATGGACTTCGCGAAGCAGGAGCTCGGCGACGGCGTCGAGGTGAAGCTCACCGAGGGCGAGCTCGACCTCCAGCAGTTCCTGTCGGCCGCCGCGACCGGCGATCCGCCCGACCTCATCTACGCCAACCGCGACCAGATCGGCTCACTCGCCGCGCGCGGGGCCATCCTGCCGCTCGACCGCTGCTACGAGGGCGAGGGCATCGACGACGACGCGTTCGTGGAGCCCGCGCTCGCGCAGGTGACGCTGAACGACGAGATCTACGGGGTGCCGGAGTTCAACACCGTGCAGATCACGATGGCGAACGCCGACCTGCTGGATGGCGCCGGCCTGTCCATCGAGGACGTCAACGGATCGGACTGGGACGCGATGGCGGCCGCGAACGAGGCCCTCACCCGCAGCGACGGCGGCTCGCTCGCCGTCATCGGCGTGGACAGCAAGCTGCCGGAGTTCTTCCCGCTGTGGGCGCGCGCGAACGGCGCCGACCTCCTCAGCGAGGACGGGCGCGAGGCGCACCTCGACGACCCCGCCGCGGTGGCGGCGCTCGAATGGGCGGTCGGCATCTACGACGCCCAGGGCGGGTTCGGCGACGTGAAGGCGCTGCGCGACTCGGCCGACTTCTTCGGCGAGGGCAACCAGTTCGCCAGCGGCGTCCTCGGCGCGATGCCGATGGAGCAGTGGTACGTGAACGTCCTCAACGACGTCTCCCCCGACGCGCCGCTCGCGTTCGACACCGTCCGCGACCATGACGGGGAGCCGATCGCGTACGCGTCCGGCTCGGCCTGGGCCATCCCCTCGGGCGCCGAGAACCCGCAGGCCGCGTGCCGCTGGGCGCGCGCGATGACCTCGGTCGACGCCTGGCTGGCCGCGGCTCAGGCGCGCCTCGACCTGCGCGAGGAGGAGGGCAAGCCGTTCACGGGCATCCTCACCGGCAATGCGGAGGCCGACGAGCAGATCCACGACATGACCACCTCGGGCGGAGAGCCGTGGGACAGCGGCGTCGCCGCCGTGTACGAGGTCAACGAGCACACGTTCTCGCTGCCCGCGAACCCCGCCGATGCGGAGTTCGAGGCCGCCCTGAACGACGCGATCAACGACGTGCTGTCGGGCGACGCCGAGGCCGCCGATGCGCTCGCGCGGGCGCAGGAGACCGCACAGCAGGCGCTCGACGACGCGTGGGCCAAGGTCGAGGAGGGGTCGTGAAGCGGCGCGACACGCGCGCGGCCCTCCTCTTCCTCAGCCCCTGGATCGTCGGCTTCGCCGTCTTCACCGCCTGGCCCATCCTCTACAGCGGATACCTCTCGCTGACGGACTACGACGTCATCAACGACCCCGCGTTCATCGGCTTCGAGAACTACGCGCGGCTGTTCTCGGACCCGAAGGTGGCGCTCGCGCTCGGCAACACCCTGTTCTTCACCGCGGTGCAGGTGCCGGCGTACGTCATCGTGTCGCTCGCGCTGGCGGTGCTGCTGCAGCAAGCGGGGCGGGCCTCGGGGTTCTTCCGGACCGTCTTCTTCCTGCCGAAGATGACCCCGCCGGTCGCCGTGGGCATCCTCTTCCTGCTCCTGTTCAACGGTCAGAGCGGGCTCTTCAACGCCGCCCTCGGGGTCGTCGGCATCGACGGCCCCTCGTGGACCACCGACGGGTCGTGGGTGAAGCCCGGCCTCGTCATCATGAGCCTGTGGACCGTGGGCTCGTCGGTGCTCATCCTCCTCGCCGCTCTCCGCGGCGTGCCGGAGGAGCTGTACGACTCGGCGAAGATCGACGGCGCAGGATCCTGGCGGCGTCTGACGAGCGTGACGCTGCCGATGATCAGCCCCGCGCTGTTCTTCGTCGTCGTCGTGAACACCATCGCGGGCCTGCAGACCTTCGACGAGGCGTACACGGCGTTCTTCGGCGCGGGCAACACGACGTACGCGAACGACGCCGCGCTGTTCTACGTCATCTACCTCTTCCAGCAGGCGTTCGAGTTCCTGCACATGGGATACGCCTCGGCGATGGCGTGGCTGCTCTTCCTCATCGTGATGATCGTCACCGCCATCCAGATGGTCGTCTCGCGCCGGCTGGTGCATTACGAGGGGGCGTCGCGATGAGCGCCGACGTGGATGTCGTCCCCGCGGCGGCTCCCCGGCCGCAGCCGCCCGTCGCCCGCCCGGCGCGCCGGCGCGCGACGTCACCCCGCCGCCGCGTCGTGCGCTGGGTGGTCGGCATCGCGCTCGTCGCCGCCGGCATCGTGTTCGCGTACCCGTTCGTGTGGCTCATCAGCGCCTCGTTCAAGCCGCGCGGCGAGGTGTTCGACAACCGGCTCATCCCGAAGACCTTCACGTGGGACAACTACGTCCAGGTCTGGCAGGAGGCGCCGCTCGCGCTCTGGCTGCTCAACACCGCGATCGTCACGGTGCTCGCCGCCGGCGCGGTGACGATCTCCAGCGCGATGGTGGCATGGGGCTTCTCGTACTACCGGTTCCGGGGCCGCGGCGTGCTGTTCGCGCTCGTGCTGGGTTCGATGATGCTGCCGGGTGCGGTCACGATGATCCCCACGTTCCTCATCTGGAACGCGCTCGGGCAGGTCGGCTCGCTGACCCCGATGTGGGCGCACAACCTCTTCGGCAGCGCGTTCTACATCTTCCTGCTGCGGCAGTTCATGCTGGCGCTGCCGCGTGATCTGTTCGACGCCGCCCGCGTCGACGGCGCGAACGCCTGGCAGCTGTTCTGGCGCATCGCGCTGCCGCTGTCGCGCCCCGCGATCGCCGTGACGCTGGTGTTCGAGGTGCAGGCGGTGTGGACCGATCTCATGCGCTCGCTCATCTACCTCCGCGATGCGTCGACCTTCACCATCCCCCGCGGTCTCAAGGCCCTCGTCGACGCGTTCGGCTTCGGCGGCGAGTGGCACTGGGAGATCCTCGTGACCGCCAGCGTCATCACGACGCTGCCGATGATCGTGCTGTTCTTCGTCGCGCAGCGCCACATCGTCGAGGGGGTGGTCGCCGGCGGCGTGAAGGGCTGACGGCGCATCCCTTCCCGATGTCGGATGGCCCGGGTAGCGTCGGGAGGAGAGCGCCGGCAGGCGCGGACGGGAGGGACGATGGACGTCTCCGGCGGATCGGCGATCGTCACCGGCGGCGCGTCGGGGCTCGGCCTCGCCACCGCCCGCGAGCTGGCCGGCGCGGGCGCGCACGTCGTCATCGTGGACCTCCCCCACGCGCCGGGCGAGGTGGCGGCCGGGCACATCCACGGGTCGTTCGCCCCGGCCGACGTGACGGATGGCCCCGCCATCGAGCGCGCGCTGGACGTCGCGGAGCAGCACGGGCCGCTGCGGGCGGTGGTGCACTGCGCGGGCCGGATCTCGCCCGTCCGCCTCGTGGAGCGCGACGGCTCCCCCGGGTCGCTCGAGACCTTCGAGCAGGTCGTGCGCGTGAACCTCGTCGGCACGTTCAACGTGCTGCGCCTCGCGGCCGCGCGGATGGCGAGGAACGCCCCGCAGGACGGCGAGCGCGGCGTCTGCGTGCTCACCGCGTCGGTCGCCGCCTTCGAGGGGCAGATCGGCCAGATCCCCTACACCGCGTCGAAGGCGGGCGTCGTCGGGATGACCCTCGTCGCGGCCCGCGACCTCGCCTCGAAGCTCATCCGCGTCGTGACGATCGCGCCCGGCACATTCGAGACCCCGATGCTGGCGACGCTGCCCGAAGACGTCCGCGCGTCGCTCGCGGCGGCCGTCCCGCACCCCGCCCGCCTCGGCCATCCGGAGGAATTCGCCGCGCTCGCCGCGCACATCGTGGCGAACCCCATGCTCAACGGCGAGACCATCCGATTGGACGGAGCCATCCGCATGCCGCCGCGCTGAGGGCAGTGCCTACACTGACGAGATCCCCATCCCCTTCGGAAGGCCCGCGATGACCGTCGTCCACCCCGTCCGCATGTATCGCAGCGATGAGCCGCTTCCCCGTGAGGAGCAGCTGGCGTGGAAGATCGCGGAGGTGGCCGCCGATCCGGTCGCGGTGGAGCAGGACGTCGTGGACATGGTGATCAACCGCGTCATCGACAACGCGGCGGTGGCGGCCGCATCGCTCACGCGCGGACCGGTGGTCTCGGCGCGTGCGCAGGCGCTGGATCACCCGGTCTCTCGCGGCGGGGCGGGTGGGACGGTGTTCGGCTGCGCGCTCGAGGCGCGCACGAGTCCGGAGTGGGCGGCGTGGGCGAATGGCGTGGCGGTGCGGGAGCTGGACTACCACGACACGTTCCTCGCGGCGGAGTACTCGCACCCGGGTGACAACATCCCTCCGATCCTCGCGGTGGCGCAGCATGTCGGGGCGGATGGTGCGGCCCTGGTCCGCGGGATCGCGACCGGGTACGAGATCCAGATGGATCTCGTCCGGGCGATCAGCCTGCACAAGCACAAGATCGATCACGTGGCGCATCTCGGGCCGTCCGCTGCGGCGGGCATCGGCACGCTCCTCGGGCTGGACCCGGAGGTGATCTACCAGGCCGTCTCGCAGGCGCTGCACACGACGACCGCGACGCGGCAGTCCCGCAAGGGCGAGATCTCGACGTGGAAGGCGCACGCCCCGGCGTTCGCGGGGAAGATGGCCGTCGAGGCCGTCGACCGGGCGCTGCGCGGGCAGACGTCGCCGTCGCCGATCTACGAGGGCGAGGACGGCGTCATCGCCTGGCTGCTGGATGGCCCGGAGGGCCGCTACGAGGTGCCGCTGCCCGCGCCCGGGGAGCCCAAGCGCGCCATCCTCGACTCGTACACGAAGGAGCACTCGGCGGAGTACCAGGCGCAGGCGTGGATCGACCTCGCCCGCCGGCTGGGGGCTGCGCACCCGGAGCTGCGCGACCCGGCCAACGTCCGCTCGATCGTGCTGCACACCTCGCACCACACGCACGTCGTGATCGGATCGGGCTCGGGCGACCCGCAGAAGTACGACCCCACCGCGTCGCGGGAGACCCTCGACCATTCGATCCCGTACATCTTCACCGTCGCGCTGCAGGACGGCGGCTGGCACCACGTCCACTCGTACGCCCCCGACCGCGCCGCGCGTGCGGACACCGTCGCGCTGTGGCAGAAGGTCACCACCGCGCTCGATGAGGAGTGGACGCGCCGATACCACTCGGAGGACCCGGACGAGAAGGCCTTCGGCGGGCGGGTGGAGATCACCCTCGCCGACGGGTCGACCCTCGTCGACGAGATCGCCGTCGCCGACGCGCACCCGCTCGGCGCGCGCCCGTTCACCCGGCCGGACTACATCGCGAAGTTCCGGCTCCTGGCCGAGCCCGTGCTCTCGCCGGAGGAGATCGACCGCTTCCTCGACCTCGCCGAGCGCCTGCCCACGCTGACGGCGGCGGAGGTCGCGGAGCTGTCGATCGTCGCGCGCCC encodes:
- a CDS encoding tryptophan-rich sensory protein — encoded protein: MDTTRKAGGRDILRQVAVISATCFMLVAAMVGVGLFGGTAVQDLQGGALDADASYLAPARPAFSIWTPIYIGLVLYAVWQALPGQRVNPRQRAIGWWIAASEVLNGCWLLAAQFLNLPATVAVIFALAAVLAVTFRVAVRAPGDGVVSAVLVDGVTGLHLGWVTLATVANTAAWLTQTAPADWADAAAVFGIAVLAVVALIGVALGWRGRGRLAPALALAWGLSWLAVGRLSDEPASAAIGVTAVTVAVIVLVAAVVFRLSRGARRA
- a CDS encoding glutaminase, coding for MDDLHGLLADARSRLVARPREGLGELRRPGRLRSALGGRPRIVRVGEAWHLGVLLLTDDALLATGTILRAAEEVRRGYAAESQRQRAEVRAAAFRGGFAEGETLHVDWTPVDVDAVARGAADGPLSWQDGALMVRWSSAGFLRPLAPYLAEQIELLGG
- a CDS encoding GTP pyrophosphokinase — protein: MSSIPVDDDMLEQARAMRDEMQRFLNEYRFGMREIETKLSILREDFEQQHSYNPIEHVSSRLKTLDSIAEKADRKGIEPTIEAIRSQLLDIAGVRVTCSFVTDAYRLFHLLAGQDDVTVVQVKDYIAHPKPNGYKSLHAIVEVPVFLSTGTVPVPVEVQFRTIAMDFWASLEHKIYYKYASQVPARLTDSLRDAALTAAELDDRMERLHRELHGERPAPIAPLQLLARTDDDSPTPA
- a CDS encoding ATP-dependent DNA ligase — translated: MGKFIYGLGGDSVELDDRTLAHLRIVVMNKLRRSEPFMFDASLGEGTGRRSFWLHPAVPLQFQFSGGRSPRLNRLWLDELMKAASGPSGLTIMPEPTEPVEAPAADPV
- a CDS encoding SRPBCC family protein, with amino-acid sequence MVTSLVAEIEVDAPIAEVYQQWTQVESFPEYLGAVWSVLPIDRVRSRWAVNLDGFTEEFYADIVEQTPERRIEWQSTDGVFHRGLVELAESGDSTRVTLRMEWEPEGMLESFGASVGVDPRQAEQDLQRFKQFMEARRSSVT
- a CDS encoding DUF6766 family protein, with protein sequence MRTFLRDNALSLVFLGIFLATLVAQAFVGHADNNEELRRHDQAVISLGEFVTSSAFVVDVAENWQSEFLQFFVFILATVWLVQRGSPESKQPGDEGRGDDEDQLVGAYARPDSPRWARASGWRRSLYGNSLLIWMGAIFVLSWFAQSLAGLVVANDEAAQHGEAAETWLGYVASPEFWNRTLQNWQSEFLAVGCMVAFSIYLRQRGSAESKPVGLPHAETAVESD
- a CDS encoding ABC-F family ATP-binding cassette domain-containing protein encodes the protein MTATLVAGGLAGGYGHRTLFSSVDLTVSPGDVVGVVGANGAGKSTLLRILGGVLDPQDGTVSLAPSDAFVGYLPQEHERVAGESVAAYIARRTGCVAASADLDVAAAALADPSLAPEGVGADDLYARALDRWLASGAADLEERIPAVLADLGLDLDTAGAEQTMMTSLSGGQAARVGLAALLLSRFDIALLDEPTNDLDLDGLERLEAFVRGVRGGVVLVSHDREFLARCVTRVLELDLAQSSNRVYGGGYEAYLEERATARRHAREAYDEFADKKADLVSRARTQREWSSQGVRNAMRKSPDSDKIRRKAATESSEKQAQKVRQMESRIARLDEVEEPRKEWQLQFTIGAAPRSSTVVSTLSGAVIRQGGFTLGPVSLQVNVGDRIGITGPNGAGKSTLLAALLGRRAPDEGIASLGASVRIGEIDQARSLLVGDEPLARRFEEIVPDLPPAEVRTLLAKFGLKAEHVGRPVGELSPGERTRAGLAVLQATGVNLLVLDEPTNHLDVVAIEQLEQALESYEGTLLLVTHDRRMLENVRTERRWSVEAGSVREL
- a CDS encoding ABC transporter substrate-binding protein — its product is MRTPGHHHPLAISTAVGAASLLALTGCAVGTGGGDDSGAEYSSDTTLEGELSVMGFSGVDEVATTRMDFAKQELGDGVEVKLTEGELDLQQFLSAAATGDPPDLIYANRDQIGSLAARGAILPLDRCYEGEGIDDDAFVEPALAQVTLNDEIYGVPEFNTVQITMANADLLDGAGLSIEDVNGSDWDAMAAANEALTRSDGGSLAVIGVDSKLPEFFPLWARANGADLLSEDGREAHLDDPAAVAALEWAVGIYDAQGGFGDVKALRDSADFFGEGNQFASGVLGAMPMEQWYVNVLNDVSPDAPLAFDTVRDHDGEPIAYASGSAWAIPSGAENPQAACRWARAMTSVDAWLAAAQARLDLREEEGKPFTGILTGNAEADEQIHDMTTSGGEPWDSGVAAVYEVNEHTFSLPANPADAEFEAALNDAINDVLSGDAEAADALARAQETAQQALDDAWAKVEEGS
- a CDS encoding carbohydrate ABC transporter permease, encoding MKRRDTRAALLFLSPWIVGFAVFTAWPILYSGYLSLTDYDVINDPAFIGFENYARLFSDPKVALALGNTLFFTAVQVPAYVIVSLALAVLLQQAGRASGFFRTVFFLPKMTPPVAVGILFLLLFNGQSGLFNAALGVVGIDGPSWTTDGSWVKPGLVIMSLWTVGSSVLILLAALRGVPEELYDSAKIDGAGSWRRLTSVTLPMISPALFFVVVVNTIAGLQTFDEAYTAFFGAGNTTYANDAALFYVIYLFQQAFEFLHMGYASAMAWLLFLIVMIVTAIQMVVSRRLVHYEGASR
- a CDS encoding carbohydrate ABC transporter permease, whose protein sequence is MSADVDVVPAAAPRPQPPVARPARRRATSPRRRVVRWVVGIALVAAGIVFAYPFVWLISASFKPRGEVFDNRLIPKTFTWDNYVQVWQEAPLALWLLNTAIVTVLAAGAVTISSAMVAWGFSYYRFRGRGVLFALVLGSMMLPGAVTMIPTFLIWNALGQVGSLTPMWAHNLFGSAFYIFLLRQFMLALPRDLFDAARVDGANAWQLFWRIALPLSRPAIAVTLVFEVQAVWTDLMRSLIYLRDASTFTIPRGLKALVDAFGFGGEWHWEILVTASVITTLPMIVLFFVAQRHIVEGVVAGGVKG
- a CDS encoding SDR family NAD(P)-dependent oxidoreductase, whose amino-acid sequence is MDVSGGSAIVTGGASGLGLATARELAGAGAHVVIVDLPHAPGEVAAGHIHGSFAPADVTDGPAIERALDVAEQHGPLRAVVHCAGRISPVRLVERDGSPGSLETFEQVVRVNLVGTFNVLRLAAARMARNAPQDGERGVCVLTASVAAFEGQIGQIPYTASKAGVVGMTLVAARDLASKLIRVVTIAPGTFETPMLATLPEDVRASLAAAVPHPARLGHPEEFAALAAHIVANPMLNGETIRLDGAIRMPPR
- a CDS encoding MmgE/PrpD family protein; translation: MTVVHPVRMYRSDEPLPREEQLAWKIAEVAADPVAVEQDVVDMVINRVIDNAAVAAASLTRGPVVSARAQALDHPVSRGGAGGTVFGCALEARTSPEWAAWANGVAVRELDYHDTFLAAEYSHPGDNIPPILAVAQHVGADGAALVRGIATGYEIQMDLVRAISLHKHKIDHVAHLGPSAAAGIGTLLGLDPEVIYQAVSQALHTTTATRQSRKGEISTWKAHAPAFAGKMAVEAVDRALRGQTSPSPIYEGEDGVIAWLLDGPEGRYEVPLPAPGEPKRAILDSYTKEHSAEYQAQAWIDLARRLGAAHPELRDPANVRSIVLHTSHHTHVVIGSGSGDPQKYDPTASRETLDHSIPYIFTVALQDGGWHHVHSYAPDRAARADTVALWQKVTTALDEEWTRRYHSEDPDEKAFGGRVEITLADGSTLVDEIAVADAHPLGARPFTRPDYIAKFRLLAEPVLSPEEIDRFLDLAERLPTLTAAEVAELSIVARPGVLDATPLPKGLF